A single genomic interval of Electrophorus electricus isolate fEleEle1 chromosome 4, fEleEle1.pri, whole genome shotgun sequence harbors:
- the LOC113570890 gene encoding cytochrome b-245 light chain, whose product MGKIEWAMWANEQALAAGFIYLTGGIVGVAGQFSGWKFAAFGIAAGVFVCLLEYPRSKRIKGTNFERTGQYCFTVCVKAFGPLTRNYYVRAFLHAVLCIPGGFMLATVLGCVCLGIASLIYLSAAIHGEHWEPILPEAEPTKHVSQSIKQPPQNPPPRPPADMRRKRLDDLEAAAYVNPIPVRE is encoded by the exons ATGGGAAAGATCGAGTGGGCTATGTGGGCCAATGAGCAAGCCCTTGCCGCTGGATTTA TTTACCTAACTGGGGGCATCGTAGGGGTGGCTGGCCAGTTCAGCGGCTGGAAGTTCGCTGCGTTTGGAAT agctgcaggtgtgtttgtgtgtttgcttgagtACCCACGGAGTAAGAGGATCAAAGGTACTAATTTTGAGAGAAC GGGACAATACTGCTTCACAGTATGTGTAAAGGCATTTGGGCCCCTGACTAGAAATTACTACGTAAGAGCGTTCTTGCATGCTGT GCTCTGTATCCCAGGAGGATTTATGCTTGCCACAGTTTTAGGCTGTGTTTGCCTTGGAATAGCCAGTCTCATCTACCTTTCA GCAGCCATTCACGGAGAGCACTGGGAACCCATCCTTCCTGAGGCAGAGCCCACAAAACATGTGTCTCAGAGCATCAAGCAGCCTCCCCAAAACCCACCTCCACGCCCACCCGCAGACATGCGCAGGAAGAGACTGGATGACCTTGAGGCTGCAGCGTACGTAAACCCCATACCTGTCCGTGAATAA